AATAGTAAATTGATCATCAGTTACCTGAAAAACTGAAGTAACAATATTTTTTGCAGCAAAAGGAAACAGATTCATAGATATGATATTCATAAGAAGTTGTACAGGATCAACTGGATTGATTTTTCCTTCTTTTACAGCTTCCTGTAATGAGTTAAAAAAAGAGCTTACAAGATTTTCTTGTCCCTGAGATTTAAAAACATCCGCAATTAATTCAGGATTTCGCCTTATTTCATGAATTATAAAAGCTGGCATATCTGGATTTCGCATAAGAAAATCAATATGAGTGTCAATAAAAAGTCTGATTTTCTCCAGTATGTCAAGATCCTGACTGAAAATACCTGCAGTTGCACTAACAAATTTGGAAAAAATTGACTGAAAAACTTTATGGAACAATTTATCCTTACTTCTATAATAGTAGTGAAGCATTGATTTATTTACTCCCGCTTTATCAGCAATTTCTTGCATTGAAGTACCATCATATCCTTTTTCCTTAAAAACTTCATTTGCAGCCTCTAGAATTTTCATCTCAGTGTTTTCATTTT
The genomic region above belongs to Candidatus Delongbacteria bacterium and contains:
- a CDS encoding TetR/AcrR family transcriptional regulator — encoded protein: MEQNENTEMKILEAANEVFKEKGYDGTSMQEIADKAGVNKSMLHYYYRSKDKLFHKVFQSIFSKFVSATAGIFSQDLDILEKIRLFIDTHIDFLMRNPDMPAFIIHEIRRNPELIADVFKSQGQENLVSSFFNSLQEAVKEGKINPVDPVQLLMNIISMNLFPFAAKNIVTSVFQVTDDQFTILMNQRKSEIFNMVKIMLENK